TTCGATGAATGACTGCGCGACGGGAATCTGACCCCAGCTCGCACCGGTTGGTTCGATGATCGCGGCGGCAATGTCGGGATGCTGATCGAGTACGGCGCGGGTCGCGTTGATATCCCCCGGGGGCGCTAGCAGGACGTTATCAGCCACGCCCGGCAGAACACCCGGCGTGGGCGTACCGTCGAAGTGCGAGCCGACACCGAATGCCATGTGATCGTGCCAACCGTGAAAATGCCCCGCAAACCGCAGCACCTTGGTACGGCCTGTAAAGGCGCGGGCCAGTCGCAACGCGAGCATCGTGGCTTCGGTGCCGGAGTTGGTGAATCGCACCATTTCGGCCGACGGCATCAGTTGCTGAACCAGTTCGCCCCAGCGCACTTCGAGCTCATGCCCTGAACCGTAATGCGTGCCGCGAGGCAATTGCTGCGCGATGGCGTCGGTGACGATGGGATGATTATGCCCTAGCAGTAGCGCGCCATGTCCGCCGGCGTAGTCAACGTACTCGTTGCCGTCGACGTCCCATTTATGCGATCCGGCAGCCCGTTCGACATAGATGGGATGCGGCTCCAGAATGCGGCCATCATGCGTGACGCCGCTGGGAAAGACGCGGCTGGCACGCTTGTACAGTTGAGCCGACGCCGGCGTGCGTTTGCAGTAAGCGTCAACGAGTGGCGAATGCGTGGGGCTCATCGAGGGCTCACGGGGCGGGATGTATCGCAGGGCATCGGGCGGCGGAAAGACCCTTAATCTACCGACCGGCGGCCGGGTGTGTCACGCCTGAGGTGTATCGGACTGAGAGGAAATTGTCGCCGCGTAATGCTTGGCAAGCCAATCTGCGGCGGTCGAAGCATCGAATGTCGTGCGAATGCGCTCAAGAGCCGCCGCGGCCAGCCGCTGGCGCAGGATTGGATCGTCGACCAGTTGACGGATTGCAGTTGCCAGTGCAGCCGGATCGTCGGAGGGGACAAGCAGCGCCGCGCCGGGTGGAAGAATCTCCGCTGTGCCGCCAACATCCGTTGCCACGATCGGGATGCCCGTGGCCGCCGCTTCGAGCAATACGCGCCCGAGCGGTTCTTGCCGGGCCGGGTGTGCGAGCAAGGTGAGCTCCGGAAGGATGCTCGGCACGTCTGCGCGGTAACCAAGGAAGTGGACTCGGCCGGCGAGCTGGCCCGTCGAGGATTGTTCGCATACTTCTCGTTCGTGTTCGTGAGCTTCGGCTTTCGTCGAGTATCGCTCGCCGACGATGATGTAATGAGCGTGAGGCAGGTGGTTCGCAAGAGATTGCGCGGCTGCGGCTAGCACATCGTGCCCCTTGCGCAGCACGAGTTGTCCGACCGTACCGATCAGGATCGCGTCGCGCGGAAGTCCCAATTCGCAGTGCAGCCAGCCGGTCGCCGGGCGTGGTTGAAACTTTGCTAGATCGATGCCATTGTAAAGAACGGACACTTTCTCGACGCACAGGCCCTGGGCGATGTGATGGTCGCGCGTGGCCTGCGAAACGGCCAGCAGGCGTGTGTTCTGATTGAGATCCGCGATGGCCTGATTGCTCAGCCGAATAATGTCACGCAGATGTGCGACGCTCGGTACGCTTGCGCTCGCGGCCACGGGACCCGCGAGCCGCCCCATCGAGAGGCTATTGGCATGCACGAGCGCTGGACGCACTCGCTCGATCGCGGCACTGATCTGCTGGCGAAGTGCTTCTTGTGAGGAGCGATGCCTTTCGCTGATTGCCTCAAGCGGCAGGACTTCGACGTTTCGCACCATTAGCTCACGAGCCAGCGAACCCTGGCCGGGGGCGAGAGCGTGGAAGGAAAATCCGCGCGACGTCAGCCGTTGCAACAGGGCCAGCAACGATTGTTCACCGCCGTTGAGCGTCGCGTACTCGAACAGCAACAGCACGCGCGACATTCGAGCGCGATCCTTGAAGTGACGGGCGAGTTCGCCGCGAGTGGACGGGGTTACAGCAGACCGTATCCGGCCAGCGTCGAGCGCAGTTTCGCCTCTTCGGCAACGCTAAGGGGCGTCATCGGCAAGCGCAACTCGCCATTGTCTCGTCCCAACAACCGCATCGCGGCTTTGATCGGAATCGGGTTCGTCGCCAATCCCAGCATGTCGCGACATAAGGGGAACAGCTTCTTGTGCCAGCGCTGTGCCTCGGCCAAGTTGCCGGCTTCGAAACTGCGGAGCAGTGCCAGCATGTCCCCTGGCACGATGTTGCCCACGACCGAAATCACACCCCGTCCGCCGATCGCCAAGAGGGGAAGCGTCAGGCTGTCGTCGCCGCTGAGCACCGTGAGATTCGTTAGCGCCAGGACCTGCGACGCCTGGTCCATCGAGCCGGTGGCCTCTTTCACCATCGTGATATTCTTCAACTCGGCCATCCGGGCGATCGTCTCGGGCTCGATGTTCTTGCCCGTGCGGCCGGGGATGTTATAGACGCAGATCGGCAGGTCCGTGGCTTCGGCCAGCGCCTTGAAGTGCTGGTAAAAGCCTTCCTGCGTAGGCTTGTTGTAATAGGGCGCGACGACGAGCGACGCATCTGCGCCGGAACGAGCCGCGTGTTTGGCCAGCCGCAGAGCCTCGCGCGTGCTGTTCGACCCGGTACCCGGCATGACTTTGATGCGGCCGGCGGCCATTTGCACGACCTCGGTGATCACGCGATCATGCTCGTCGTGCGACAGCGTGGGAGATTCTCCCGTGGTGCCGACAGGGCAAATGCACTTCGTTCCGGCCTCGACCTGAAAGTCGATTTGCTTGCGTAGCGCCGGAAAGTCGACTTCGCCGTCCTTGAATGGCGTAGTAATCGCGACGGACAGTCCGGCGAACGCTTCACCTTTGGTCGTCATGGCAGGCTACCGCGGCTTTGTCGCGGCGTCATAGAGGGTTGGGGCGAGGCGGAAACGTCCGCGCATCATAAAGCAGGAGGATTTTTCGTGCAAAGGGGCCCGGCGACCGGTAACGTGCCGCCAAAGCAGTTCCGCGTCAACGGTCGGTGATGAGTTCTTTCATTTCGCGTACGGCTGCTTGCAGGCCCACAAGCAGGGCCCGGGCGACAATGCTGTGCCCGATGTTCAACTCGCACATCTGCGGGATGCGGGCGATCGGTAGCACATTGCGATAGGTCAAGCCGTGGCCGGCATGCAGGGTCAGGCCCTGTTCGACGATCAGCCGGCCCGCCTCGGTGAGTTTTGCAGTCTGTGCGGCTTGCTCGGACTCGCCGACCAGGGCGTACTGACCGGTGTGCAATTCGACGGCGTCGGCGCCGAGTTTCTTCGCGGTTTCGATAGCTGCGCGGTCGGGATCGAGAAACAGGCTGACGACGATGCCCGCGTCGTGCAGCCGGGAAATCGCCGTGGCGACCTTGGCTTCGGCCGCGCGTACGTCGAGACCTCCTTCGGTCGTCACTTCTTCGCGTCGCTCGGGCACGAGCGTAGCCTGCTGAGGTTTGATCTGGCAAGCGAGATCGAGGACATCATTGTCGCATGCCAACTCGAGATTCAATTTGACGGTGACGGTCTCGCGGAGGATGCGCAAATCGCGATCTTGAATATGGCGACGATCCTCACGCAAGTGAATCGTGATGCCGTCGGCGCCGCCCAGTTCGGCCGCGGCCGCCGCCCAAACGGGGTCAGGCTCGTACGTCCGGCGCGCTTGCCGGACCGTCGCCACGTGATCGATGTTAACGCCTAGTTGTGCCATGCTGCCTGCTTGGTACCAGTGGGGTGCGAGAATTGGTCGATCGGGAAGCGGAGATTATAGTTGTGAGATCACGCCGGGAAAGAGCTTCATTTCCATCGAGCCCTGCCGCGGTTCCGGGACCGCCCTGGTTTCGGTGCGTCCCTTATCTGCCGCTCTCGGGTCGCGCCGGCCGGGAACGAAGTATCAGCAAGCCGCGATTCGAACTAACACAGTAAAGGCTGCCTTACATGGACGTCGCGAGATGGATGACCCTGATGGCCCTGACACTATTCCTGATGGAGGGGTTCACGCTCAGCGTCTTTCCCGTGCAATTCAAGGAGTTTCTCGCGCAGGTCGACCCGCGCGCGATGCAGGCTATGGGGCTCGTCGAAACCGTCTTGGCAGTAGGCCTGATCGCCGGAATCCTGGTCGGATGAACGAGAAAAAATCGTTCGCCGTCGCGTCCGTTCAGCAGGACGTCAGTGGCAAGGGGGCCGGACGCAGGAAGCTTTGCAGAATCTCGGGCTGCGGCACGAAGTTGACGTGCATGCGGCTGGCAACGGCCGAGTAGCGTCCCAGCAAATCGAATTGATGCTTGGGCTCGCTGGCCAGCCCTTCGAGCTTGCCGCTGGGCTCGATATTCCAGTTCGAACTTAAGTAGCCACGCACTTTGGTGCCGGGCCGTCCCAGCCAGCAGCGTTGCGAAAGCGTGATCGTCGTGGGCACTGGCGGTCGTGGATGAGGATTGGCCGTGGCCGTGGCAGGAAAAACGCCAACCATCGGTACATGCTCGCCGGCGGGGGTAACGAGATGTTCGCAAAGATAGGCTAGACCGCCTCCCTCGGCATAGATTCGTCGTCCGGCGCAAAGATGCTCGCGTAGAGAGAATCGCATGCAGTGGTTCTCGGCAAGCGCGGACGCAAAACGTTCGGGATGCCCGCACCCGAGATAGACCAGATCGGTGTCGGGAGGCAATGCTTCGTCACGCAGCGGGGAGAAGTCGACGACCGTGGCTCCCTGTAGTTCCAGTAGCTCGAGCGCGTCCGGAAAATAACAGCGGAAAGCATCGTCATAGGCGACAGCGATATTCATGCGCGAGGCGTGACACGAATCATCGGCGCGAAAGACGAACGGCCGCACCTGAGGAAACGAGTGTCGGGCCGACAGTTGCTTGAGTCGATCGAGTCGCAAGTAGCGGTTGAGCGACACGGCAAGATCCTGGCAGAGGTCTTTCGAGGGGGCGACGCCGCGGGGCAGGGAGGCCAACGTTCGTCGGATCGATTTCAGCGTGTCGAGGCCGCCCAGGACCGGAATCCCCCATAAGGATTCGAGTGTCGTTTGCAGAGAGGCAAATTGCTGTGGGCTTTGCAATTTGTCCAGCAGTAATGCGTCTGCCTGGCGCGGCCGTTCCGGCAAGCGGCAATCACCGATCTGCGAAGCGTCGATTACCGCGATGCGCGGCAGATCGAGCCAATCGCACAGATCGTCAAGCAATCCGCCGCGCCACGGTTGCTCGTAGGACTGCGCATAACGACCTTCGACGATGGCGAGTGTCGCTCGTGACGCGCCATGCACGAAGGCCTCGCGACAGGCTTCGGGCGTCATTAACCAACTATCGAGATGTCTTGACGAGGCACCGGTCGCGGCCCGGGCTCCGTCGAGCCGTGGAAACGACGCGACAGAGAAGAAATGTTGCAACTGTTGTCCGCGGGCAGAAAGCAACGCCAAGAGGGCCCAGCAAAGCGGCTGATGGTCAACGCCCTCGTGTGCCGATCCGATAGCGAGTCTTGGCAACTGTGACATGCGAGACTGCTCACGTGATCGTTTAGAGAGATTGCACTGAGAGAACCTGCGCGCTCAGTTAATGCAGATGCGGCACTAAGTCATCGTAGCGCTTCAACCACGCAGGCCATGCCCTGCGGCTAGTGCATTCTTAGGGGTAACCCGAGGGGAGTCAATAAAAAAAGGCCGGTGCTCGGATGAGCACCGGCCCGTCTGTAACGATTCGATCAACCGTGCTGATTTGCCGTGGAAACCCGTGTTTCACGACCTATCGGCCAGCGGGAGCCCGTTGGTTCCCGTGTGGCAAGCTGCAGCGGCGAACTACTTCTTCAGGACCACGAAGCTATTGCCGTCGGGGGTCCGCACCAGGAGCAGCACACCGCGCTCGGTCGACTCGCTGGCAATTGCCTTCTTGAATTCGTCCATGGTCGTCACGCTTTGCTTGCCAACCTTCTTGACGACCATACCCTCGCGAAGGCCACGTTCGGCCGCCAGGCCATCGGGAGTGACGTTAGTAATGACCACGCCCTCGACGCCCTTGAAGCCTAACTGCTCTGCCTCGGCGGCGCTCATGTCGGAAACTTCCAATCCAAGTTCGTCGCTGACGAAGGATCGCGAGTTCGTACCTCGATCCTTACCGCCGACGTTGCGAACCTCGACGTGCTGTTCATCCGGCATGGCTTCGACGCCGATCTTCAACGTCATCGGTTTGCCGTCGCGCAGGATCTGCACGTCTTCCTTAGTTGCCGGGGGAGTGCGCTCGACTAGCTGCTGCAACTGGCCCGGCGTACCGACATGCTTGCCGGCAAACTCGGTGATTACGTCACCTTCTTGCAAACCAGCCTTGGCGGCGGGTGATTCGGACATGACTTCGTTGACGAACACACCACCGTGGCGATGTACGCCGAACTGCTCTGCCAGGTCGCCGGCGATTTCACCTACGCGCACGCCCAGGTAGGCGCGCTTCACGGCTCCCCCGTGAACCAGTTGATCGGCGACCCACTTGGCTTGATTGATGGGGATCGCAAATCCAACACCCTGGAACCCGCCACTGCTCGAGGCGATCGCCGTGTTGATGCCGACGACCTTGCCATCAAGATCGACGAGCGGACCACCCGAGTTGCCCGGATTGATGGCCGCATCAGTCTGCAGGTATTGAGCACGCTGACCCGAAGGAAGAGTGCGTCCCTTACCGCTAATGATGCCGGCACTGACGGTCATCTCTTGATTGAAGGGGTTGCCCACGGCGAGCACCCAGTCGCCGATGCCGATCTCGTCCGAGTCACCGAGCGTGGCGGCCGGCAAATCGCCTGCACCTTTGATGTGAACCACGGCCAGGTCCGAGGACTTGTCGGTCTTGATGTCATAGCCTTCGAACTCACGACCATCCGAGAGCCGGACCGTGACTTCGGTGGCGCCTTCGACGACGTGATTATTCGTGAGGATGATCCCCGACTTGTCGATGATCACACCGGCGCCAACGCCTGAGCGGCGTTCGGGGGCGGGCATGTTGAACGGCAGGCCACGACCCTTGAAGAGTTCCTCGTAGGGCGTCCCCTTGAGGGGATTGTCTCCCCGGTCGTTACCCCGATCATTGCCGTTGCCACGCACCTGGCGTGTATTGGTCTCGGACATGACGGTGACGACGCTGGGTATTGTTGCGTCCGCGGCAGTGCGGAAGGCATGGGACAGGGCTTTGGCAAACCCGTAATCTTTTTTGTGTTCGGGCGTTTGCGCGACGGGGGGCGTCGTCTTATCTTCGGCGACACTCTGCCCGTGCCAAAAGGCGGCACTGGTCGCGACGCTGACAGCCACCAGGGCGGCCACCCATAACCGAGCGCCGGGGCGCTGATTGGCGGAACTCATATTCTCTCCTCCTTACGAATGCTGATCGTTTCTTCCCTTCGACCGGCGTCGGCAATTCACAAATAAGCCCGACAATTAAAAGACCGGCATATTTGGGCTACGAAGACCGCCGCATGCGGGTTCGTCACTTGGACAGTTGCCGGACCGGTAAACGTCTTGCAAAGTGTGGGATTAAGAGCCATCCGCGACACCGTGACGTTGATACCAGATTCACGCGGAACGGCACAAGCTCGATTGACAAAACTCGCTATGGCGGCTAGGGTTATGTTTGTTTTCGGGGCGCAAATTCGTCTTCAGTCACCGCTGTTTTCTCAGCCGCATGAGCGACATCGTTGAAACGGACCGAACGCAGATCGAAGCCAAGCTAGAGCGTTGCCAAGAACGAATTAATTATCGTTTTAACAACCTCTCGCTGCTGCTTTCGTCGGTGACGCACGCCTCGGGAGCACAACATCGGCTGGCCTCGAACGAGCGATTAGAGTTTCTCGGCGACGCCATTCTGGGCTTCATCACGTGCGAGATCCTGTACCACAACTATCCTGAGCTTCTCGAAGGGGAATTGACCAAGATCAAGTCGGTGGTCGTTAGCCGGCAGACGTGCGCTAAGATCAGCGAAGGGTTGCGGCTCGATGAGTTTCTAATCTTGGGCAAGGGGATGACCTCGCACCCGACGGTTCCTTCGTCGTTGCTCTCGGACGTTTTCGAATCGCTGATCGCGGCGATCTATCTGGATGGCGGTGACCCCGCGGCGCGGACGTTTATCGAGACGCACTTGGGCCCCGAGATCGAGATGGCCGCCTCGGGCGAGAACGGTTGCAATTACAAGTCGCAACTGCAGCAATTCGCCCAGCGCGAATTCGGCAGCACGCCGACTTACCAGTTACTCGACGAGAAGGGGCCGGATCACAGCAAGTGCTTCAAGATTTCGGCCCAGATTGGCCGCGATCGATATCAGCCGGCCTGGGGACGCAACAAAAAAGAGGCCGAGCAACGCGCAGCACGGAATGCCCTGAGCGAGATCAAAGGGGACGAGATTCCCTTTCCGTCTGATTGATCGTCGCGATTTCTCGAGGAGTTCTTGATGACGGTGCGCGCCGTGGCTCTGCTTTCCGGCGGACTCGACAGCATGTTGGCGATTCGCCTCCTGCAGGAACAAGGGGTGGAAGTCGAGGCCCTCAACTTTCGCACGACGTTTACCTGTTGCCAGGACCAGGCCGCGGAAGCGGCCGCGGAATTGGGCGTCCGGCTGTCCGTGGTTGCCGAGCAGGACGACTATCTGGAAATTGTACGCAAGCCTCGCCATGGTTATGGCCGGGGCGCGAACCCGTGCATCGATTGCCGGATTTACATGTTTCGGCTCGCCGGCCAGTGGATGCGCGAGACGGGGGCCGCGATGGTGATCAGCGGCGAAGTCGTTGGTCAGCGGATGATGAGTCAGAAGAAACGCGATCTGGCGCTGGTTGCCCACCGCGCGAGGCTCGACGATCGATTGTTGCGACCGCTGTCGGCAAAGCTGCTGCCAGTGACGACGCCGGAACGCGAAAAACTTGTCGATCGTGAAAAGCTGTACGGCTTTTCCGGCCGTGGACGTGGGCCGTTGATCGCACTGGCACGCGAACTGGGTCTGAAACGGATTCCTCAGCCATCGAATGGCTGCGCCCTGACTGAGCCCGGTTTTGCGGCGAAAGTTCACGACCTTTTGGGAAGCGATCCGGCCGCAGACCGCTGGCAATTCGAGCTATTGAAGATCGGGCGTCACGTGCGCTTCGACGGTACTACGAAAGTGGTGTTAGGACGCCGCGCCGAAGAGAACGAGCAGTTAATTCATCAGTACGAGCGATACACGTCGCCGCGCGGGCAGGCGATTGCTCTTTTGACACCCGATGATTTTCTGGGGCCGAGCGCTTTGGTTGTCGGCCATGTGACCGAACCAACGCTGGATTTTGCCGGCGGCCAGATATTGAAACACTCGCGGCTCGTTGATGGTGCCGACCCGAGCATCGTGGTGCGGAGCCAGGCCGGGCGGATGCTGCGAAGGATCGGCGCGACGGTCTCGGGCTAAGCGTGAGACCATCGAGGCGAGAACGAGAAGAATTAAAATAGAAACGCCCGGCAGGTGCCGGGCGCCTCTTTCTCGTTGTTTCATGCCGCGAATCTTCACGCATGTCGGTCGTACGACCGACTCGCGCTACTTCTTCTTGGCCTTTTTCTTGGCCGCTTTCTTAGCGGTCTTCTTCTTGGCTGCCTTCTTTTTGGCCACCAGAAGTCCTCCTTAAGGAGTGAGTTGGCGAGTTCTTTATCCGGCCGCCGGGCTGGGGTGGCACCGAAACTACAACTCGCCGCGAAACAAAGGAAAACACAATAAACCGGACCCTTGGCAGGGACGCGGCTAATCGTCGAATGGATATCTCTTCTCTCGCACGCAGCTACTTAGGCGTTCTGCGTGTCGAGCTACTTCAGCATTTTCTTTTGTTGATCTGCAAGGCCCTTCGCGATCGGCAAGTGATGTCTTAATGATCGAATGAACAGCTTGCTCTCGCTAATCCTACGGAGTTAGGGGAATGTGTGCAAGACTTTTTTTGCGCGCGCTCGTGATGATCGCGCTTCATCATGCAAGATCGCTCGCGCAACAATCGCGCGAGTTCGCGAGTCGAGAGCGCGTCGGCGCGTTCATCGTCGATGTGTGATCTACTCTTGAGCAATGCCGTGTGCGCTGGGTATCACGTCGCGCGCACGAGCGTTGCGCAGGATGGTTATCGCAAGAACGATCGCACCAAAACGTTTCAGATGACGTATGGTTTCCGCAACACGAACTGCGGATTGTTCGCGGCGTATTTGCGTGCGGCGTCGGTGCGCGTGATCGCGTCACGAAAGAATGCGACGGCCTGCAGCATGACCTCGGGTGTTTCGGCGCAGCTAAAACGCAGGAAGCCGGCGCCGGCGCTACCGAAGCATTCGCCGCCAAGACAGGCCACGCCGACGTGCTCGTCGGCTCCTTCGAGCAGGAACATGGCCAGGCCATGCGACGTCAGTCCCAGCCGATTGCAGATCGCGCTGACGTCCGGAAAAACGTAAAAGGTGCCGTCCGGAGTTTCGCAACGGACCTCGGGTATCGCGGCCAGTCCATCGGCGAGCGTCCGCACTTGTTCGGCGAAACGCTGCATATTCTGATCGCGCTCCCCGTTATCGTTTTCCAGGGCCGCCGCGCCCGCCAATTGCACCAGCGGCGGAACGCAGGAGAGGGTCGTGTTAAGCAGGGTTGCCAATCGCTCGATGATCGTCGTGCTGCTGACGGCAAAGCCCAGCCGGTAGCCGCTCATGCTGTACGACTTACTGAACGTGTAGGCGGCCACGCATTGTTCCAGCATGCCGGGCTCAACCAGCGGCGTCCGATGGCGACCACGCCACACCATCTGGTCGTAGGGCTCGTCACTGAATAGCGCCACATTGCGGCCACGAATCAGGTCGGCCAGGCCGCGCAGGTCTTCAGCCGTGGCTACGCCGCCGGTGGGATTGTGGGGGCTGTTAAGGAAGATCGCCTTCGGGTGTGGATCGTTCTGCAAGAAGCGCTCGATCTCGTCCATCCGTGGACGGAAGCGATTCGACGAAAGTAAGTCGGAAAACCAGACCCGCGCACCACGCCGTGCGATGTTCGGCAGATACGTCGGAAAGTAGGGACTAAAGACCAGAACACCATCGCCTGGATCCAAGAATGCTTCGCAAAAGAGTTGCTCGAAGATTTTGGCGCCCGAGCCGATGATTACGTTCTCGGCGGCGACATCGACGCCGTGCTCCTGGCGCATGTAGCCGGCGGCCGCGGCACGCAGCTCGTTTAGCCCGATCGATGGGGCGTAATGCGATTGATCGGCCTGGATCGCTTCGATGGCGACACGTTTGGCCGAGCGCGTGGCAGGGAAGGGGCTATCGCCGATTTCCAGTTCGATGACGCGCTTGCCGGCCGCCTTAAGACGGCGTGCCACGGCTAGGACGCTGAAGGCCGATTCGATTCCAACGCCGCCGGAGAATTCGCTGAAGCTGACAGGCATGGTGTCCCGGGAAGGCGTTCGAGGAGGGCGGCGCTACGCGATGGCGTTGCTGTGCGATCTACTTCAAGGCAATTGTACGCGCCAGCGGGCGCAGCACATTGTCGATGACGTAATTGTCTACCATGTCGCGGCAGATTTTTACCAATTCCGCGAGTGCCGTCACGTAGGTCACGCCAGGGTTGAGGCTGCCGTATTGCCGCGCGGTCAGGTAAACGGTCAATTGGTCTTCGGGATACTCACCGGTACGCACCTGGTAGGCATTCGTCCGCGTC
The Pirellulales bacterium DNA segment above includes these coding regions:
- a CDS encoding aspartate aminotransferase family protein codes for the protein MSPTHSPLVDAYCKRTPASAQLYKRASRVFPSGVTHDGRILEPHPIYVERAAGSHKWDVDGNEYVDYAGGHGALLLGHNHPIVTDAIAQQLPRGTHYGSGHELEVRWGELVQQLMPSAEMVRFTNSGTEATMLALRLARAFTGRTKVLRFAGHFHGWHDHMAFGVGSHFDGTPTPGVLPGVADNVLLAPPGDINATRAVLDQHPDIAAAIIEPTGASWGQIPVAQSFIESLVELTRMRGVLLIFDEVISGFRCSPGGAQAHYRVKPDLTTLAKILAGGLPGGALVGRRDIMEQLDFAKSAAAGREKISHHGTYNGNPLSAAAGIATLDIVRTTDACERANDYAARLREAANRMLRDETVPWVVYGSFSGFHIFTDPTEVRPSQTDIDAGKLDYRLFKTPAARSLIIKLRLGMLLHGVDIFSWPGGPTSAVHTDSDLEQTVDALRQTVRMLRTEGEIA
- a CDS encoding glycosyltransferase family 4 protein — encoded protein: MSRVLLLFEYATLNGGEQSLLALLQRLTSRGFSFHALAPGQGSLARELMVRNVEVLPLEAISERHRSSQEALRQQISAAIERVRPALVHANSLSMGRLAGPVAASASVPSVAHLRDIIRLSNQAIADLNQNTRLLAVSQATRDHHIAQGLCVEKVSVLYNGIDLAKFQPRPATGWLHCELGLPRDAILIGTVGQLVLRKGHDVLAAAAQSLANHLPHAHYIIVGERYSTKAEAHEHEREVCEQSSTGQLAGRVHFLGYRADVPSILPELTLLAHPARQEPLGRVLLEAAATGIPIVATDVGGTAEILPPGAALLVPSDDPAALATAIRQLVDDPILRQRLAAAALERIRTTFDASTAADWLAKHYAATISSQSDTPQA
- the dapA gene encoding 4-hydroxy-tetrahydrodipicolinate synthase, giving the protein MTTKGEAFAGLSVAITTPFKDGEVDFPALRKQIDFQVEAGTKCICPVGTTGESPTLSHDEHDRVITEVVQMAAGRIKVMPGTGSNSTREALRLAKHAARSGADASLVVAPYYNKPTQEGFYQHFKALAEATDLPICVYNIPGRTGKNIEPETIARMAELKNITMVKEATGSMDQASQVLALTNLTVLSGDDSLTLPLLAIGGRGVISVVGNIVPGDMLALLRSFEAGNLAEAQRWHKKLFPLCRDMLGLATNPIPIKAAMRLLGRDNGELRLPMTPLSVAEEAKLRSTLAGYGLL
- a CDS encoding pyridoxine 5'-phosphate synthase; the encoded protein is MAQLGVNIDHVATVRQARRTYEPDPVWAAAAAELGGADGITIHLREDRRHIQDRDLRILRETVTVKLNLELACDNDVLDLACQIKPQQATLVPERREEVTTEGGLDVRAAEAKVATAISRLHDAGIVVSLFLDPDRAAIETAKKLGADAVELHTGQYALVGESEQAAQTAKLTEAGRLIVEQGLTLHAGHGLTYRNVLPIARIPQMCELNIGHSIVARALLVGLQAAVREMKELITDR
- a CDS encoding Do family serine endopeptidase encodes the protein MSSANQRPGARLWVAALVAVSVATSAAFWHGQSVAEDKTTPPVAQTPEHKKDYGFAKALSHAFRTAADATIPSVVTVMSETNTRQVRGNGNDRGNDRGDNPLKGTPYEELFKGRGLPFNMPAPERRSGVGAGVIIDKSGIILTNNHVVEGATEVTVRLSDGREFEGYDIKTDKSSDLAVVHIKGAGDLPAATLGDSDEIGIGDWVLAVGNPFNQEMTVSAGIISGKGRTLPSGQRAQYLQTDAAINPGNSGGPLVDLDGKVVGINTAIASSSGGFQGVGFAIPINQAKWVADQLVHGGAVKRAYLGVRVGEIAGDLAEQFGVHRHGGVFVNEVMSESPAAKAGLQEGDVITEFAGKHVGTPGQLQQLVERTPPATKEDVQILRDGKPMTLKIGVEAMPDEQHVEVRNVGGKDRGTNSRSFVSDELGLEVSDMSAAEAEQLGFKGVEGVVITNVTPDGLAAERGLREGMVVKKVGKQSVTTMDEFKKAIASESTERGVLLLVRTPDGNSFVVLKK
- the rnc gene encoding ribonuclease III, with the translated sequence MSDIVETDRTQIEAKLERCQERINYRFNNLSLLLSSVTHASGAQHRLASNERLEFLGDAILGFITCEILYHNYPELLEGELTKIKSVVVSRQTCAKISEGLRLDEFLILGKGMTSHPTVPSSLLSDVFESLIAAIYLDGGDPAARTFIETHLGPEIEMAASGENGCNYKSQLQQFAQREFGSTPTYQLLDEKGPDHSKCFKISAQIGRDRYQPAWGRNKKEAEQRAARNALSEIKGDEIPFPSD
- a CDS encoding asparagine synthase-related protein, with the protein product MTVRAVALLSGGLDSMLAIRLLQEQGVEVEALNFRTTFTCCQDQAAEAAAELGVRLSVVAEQDDYLEIVRKPRHGYGRGANPCIDCRIYMFRLAGQWMRETGAAMVISGEVVGQRMMSQKKRDLALVAHRARLDDRLLRPLSAKLLPVTTPEREKLVDREKLYGFSGRGRGPLIALARELGLKRIPQPSNGCALTEPGFAAKVHDLLGSDPAADRWQFELLKIGRHVRFDGTTKVVLGRRAEENEQLIHQYERYTSPRGQAIALLTPDDFLGPSALVVGHVTEPTLDFAGGQILKHSRLVDGADPSIVVRSQAGRMLRRIGATVSG
- a CDS encoding aminotransferase class I/II-fold pyridoxal phosphate-dependent enzyme, with protein sequence MPVSFSEFSGGVGIESAFSVLAVARRLKAAGKRVIELEIGDSPFPATRSAKRVAIEAIQADQSHYAPSIGLNELRAAAAGYMRQEHGVDVAAENVIIGSGAKIFEQLFCEAFLDPGDGVLVFSPYFPTYLPNIARRGARVWFSDLLSSNRFRPRMDEIERFLQNDPHPKAIFLNSPHNPTGGVATAEDLRGLADLIRGRNVALFSDEPYDQMVWRGRHRTPLVEPGMLEQCVAAYTFSKSYSMSGYRLGFAVSSTTIIERLATLLNTTLSCVPPLVQLAGAAALENDNGERDQNMQRFAEQVRTLADGLAAIPEVRCETPDGTFYVFPDVSAICNRLGLTSHGLAMFLLEGADEHVGVACLGGECFGSAGAGFLRFSCAETPEVMLQAVAFFRDAITRTDAARKYAANNPQFVLRKPYVI